The Persephonella atlantica genome includes a window with the following:
- a CDS encoding FG-GAP repeat domain-containing protein, with the protein MRHLITLLIFMFYLGVSFADEDPIMKKRLISNLEIVLGDASKDTLSIYDLRGRRLIAGISVKIAPKYNRKDEVGAGNVLGNYRDEIVVGFGKERKEKKSFRGKIVIYSPRDFHIIRSFNIGFSGYDDLTVGNVIPDKNGYDEIIIGSAYRDTLEVYNSAGRKLAAVNVEYERYDRIASGDVDGDGINEILLGDASRDSIRIFKFSNGALVEVSSFLTKKPFSREDDVGAGDVDGDGIDEIIFFENPNTIRIYDFQGGEKYLSKTVKYGKYSHVSVGDLNSDGKAEIVIANAKDDLIHVYDMNGTELGRINAGIERYDRIALVDYYGDSLVVGKPRGPIPVTIKNQVIAVLSEPPKEKSLFGNPEKSGGIFYSSYKNQQQQTTQQTVTAISSFTFSAGLQAQVGSLSIGGAKMSLKYQLSRYSERTRGTTLQTTIGQNMIADNYEDRLFAITSTYHLYEYPIISPRNLAVKNGKQQYVLVSVPVSLQTNTIGIYKSNTHINGYVATYPETKRKLYHYSRDNQIAEWVVDITCTGTEGYFAQKNGTVNISKTKTTHEISIGFTAGGGLPGIAKVKESFKGNYSNTKISTYKVAFEETTNISFKYEGQFPGCGDPNKHYKIGAVLYYDSVDGHLILDYYVPQKGSYYKKPSVKIPAKPLLLDKNGRPLLQKIQIRKIKIRPELLKRHF; encoded by the coding sequence ATGCGACATCTAATTACTCTTTTAATCTTCATGTTTTACTTGGGAGTATCTTTTGCAGATGAAGACCCTATTATGAAAAAAAGATTAATCTCAAACCTTGAGATTGTGTTGGGAGACGCTTCTAAGGATACACTGTCAATATATGACCTCAGAGGAAGAAGGTTAATTGCTGGTATATCTGTTAAGATAGCTCCAAAATACAACCGTAAAGACGAAGTAGGCGCTGGTAATGTATTGGGAAACTATAGAGATGAAATTGTGGTCGGTTTCGGTAAAGAGAGAAAAGAGAAAAAATCCTTTAGAGGAAAGATAGTTATTTACTCACCAAGAGACTTTCATATCATAAGAAGTTTTAACATTGGATTTAGCGGATACGATGACCTTACTGTTGGAAATGTTATCCCGGACAAAAATGGTTATGACGAAATCATAATTGGCAGTGCTTATAGAGACACTCTGGAAGTTTATAACTCTGCAGGTAGAAAGCTTGCTGCTGTTAATGTTGAATACGAAAGGTACGACAGGATAGCTTCTGGTGATGTGGATGGTGACGGAATCAACGAGATTTTGTTAGGTGATGCTTCCAGAGACAGCATAAGGATTTTTAAGTTTTCTAATGGTGCATTGGTAGAAGTATCTTCATTCCTAACAAAGAAACCTTTCAGCCGTGAAGATGACGTAGGAGCTGGTGATGTAGATGGTGACGGTATTGATGAAATTATTTTCTTTGAGAATCCCAATACTATTAGAATTTACGACTTTCAGGGAGGAGAAAAATATTTATCAAAAACAGTTAAATACGGCAAGTACTCCCATGTTTCTGTTGGAGACCTCAACTCAGATGGAAAAGCAGAAATTGTTATAGCTAATGCAAAAGATGACCTTATTCATGTGTATGATATGAATGGAACAGAGCTTGGAAGAATAAACGCTGGAATTGAAAGGTACGACAGGATAGCCCTTGTGGATTACTATGGGGATTCATTGGTAGTAGGGAAACCAAGGGGGCCAATACCTGTAACAATTAAAAATCAGGTCATAGCAGTGTTAAGCGAACCTCCAAAAGAAAAAAGCCTTTTTGGAAATCCAGAAAAATCAGGAGGTATATTTTACAGCTCTTACAAAAATCAGCAACAGCAGACAACACAGCAAACAGTGACTGCAATATCAAGCTTTACATTTTCTGCAGGTCTGCAAGCCCAGGTAGGAAGCTTGAGCATAGGAGGGGCAAAAATGTCCCTGAAATACCAACTTAGCAGATATTCTGAAAGAACCAGAGGTACAACTTTGCAAACCACCATAGGTCAAAACATGATAGCAGATAACTATGAAGATAGACTATTTGCCATAACATCTACTTATCATCTGTATGAATATCCAATTATCAGTCCCAGAAACTTAGCCGTAAAAAATGGAAAACAGCAGTATGTACTGGTTTCTGTTCCTGTCTCTCTCCAGACAAACACTATAGGTATTTACAAATCAAACACACATATTAACGGATATGTTGCCACATATCCAGAAACAAAAAGAAAACTGTACCATTACTCACGGGACAATCAGATTGCAGAATGGGTGGTGGACATAACATGTACAGGAACAGAAGGATACTTCGCCCAAAAAAACGGAACAGTTAACATCTCGAAAACAAAAACAACCCATGAAATCAGTATCGGATTTACAGCAGGTGGAGGTCTGCCAGGAATAGCAAAAGTAAAGGAAAGTTTCAAAGGGAACTATTCAAACACCAAAATCAGCACTTACAAAGTGGCATTTGAAGAAACGACAAATATAAGTTTCAAATACGAAGGACAATTCCCTGGCTGTGGAGACCCTAATAAACATTACAAAATAGGAGCAGTTTTGTATTACGACAGCGTAGACGGACATCTGATATTAGATTACTATGTTCCACAAAAGGGCAGTTACTACAAAAAACCATCAGTAAAGATACCTGCTAAACCTCTCTTGCTTGATAAAAATGGAAGACCGTTACTTCAAAAGATACAAATCAGAAAAATCAAAATCAGACCAGAACTGCTCAAACGCCATTTCTAA
- the hisIE gene encoding bifunctional phosphoribosyl-AMP cyclohydrolase/phosphoribosyl-ATP diphosphatase HisIE, which yields MDKSILEKIKFNSEGLVPVITQSYYTGKVLMQAYANREAIEKTIETGFATYYSRSRKQLWVKGETSGNKQKVVKIKIDCDGDSILYLVKDYGVACHTGEESCFYRNIEMKKEEKPDPYEIFHALYQKLTQRKIERPEGSYVASLFEKGSDKIIQKVGEEAIETVIALKNKNREEIIYEASDLIFHLIVALVDAGVKIEELQEELLRRYK from the coding sequence TTGGATAAATCTATTCTGGAAAAGATAAAATTCAACTCAGAAGGACTTGTTCCTGTTATTACGCAGAGTTATTACACTGGAAAAGTTCTTATGCAGGCTTATGCCAACAGGGAAGCAATAGAAAAAACTATAGAAACAGGATTTGCCACTTATTACTCCCGTTCAAGAAAACAGCTCTGGGTAAAGGGGGAAACTTCAGGAAATAAACAGAAGGTTGTCAAGATAAAGATAGATTGCGACGGGGACAGTATCCTGTATCTTGTAAAAGATTACGGCGTTGCCTGCCATACAGGAGAAGAAAGCTGTTTTTACAGAAACATTGAGATGAAAAAAGAAGAAAAACCTGACCCATACGAAATTTTCCATGCTCTGTATCAAAAACTAACCCAAAGAAAAATAGAAAGACCGGAAGGCTCTTACGTTGCTTCCCTGTTTGAAAAAGGCTCTGACAAAATTATCCAGAAGGTAGGAGAAGAAGCTATAGAAACAGTAATAGCCCTCAAAAATAAAAACAGAGAAGAAATAATATACGAAGCCTCAGACCTGATATTCCATCTGATTGTTGCCCTTGTTGATGCAGGAGTAAAAATTGAAGAGTTGCAGGAAGAGCTTTTGAGAAGATACAAATGA
- a CDS encoding arsenate reductase ArsC, with amino-acid sequence MIKIGFICTGNSARSQIAEGFGKYYVEKFGKDIEVYSAGSNPSKYVHPLAIKVMKEKGIDISHHKSKSLEEIPLNELDYVITLCGDAAENCPVVPHANTQHWGLPDPAKAKGTEEEKIKVFRDIRDIIEEKVKNLIKNI; translated from the coding sequence ATGATAAAAATAGGATTTATCTGCACTGGAAATTCAGCAAGAAGCCAGATTGCAGAAGGCTTTGGAAAATACTACGTAGAAAAATTTGGCAAAGATATAGAAGTTTACTCTGCAGGTTCAAATCCATCTAAATACGTTCATCCATTAGCTATCAAAGTGATGAAAGAAAAAGGAATTGACATATCACATCACAAATCAAAATCTTTAGAGGAAATACCTTTGAATGAGCTTGATTACGTCATAACCCTCTGCGGAGATGCCGCTGAAAACTGCCCAGTGGTTCCACATGCAAATACACAGCACTGGGGACTGCCAGACCCTGCAAAAGCAAAAGGCACTGAAGAAGAAAAAATTAAAGTATTCAGAGATATAAGGGACATTATTGAAGAAAAAGTAAAAAACCTGATAAAGAACATTTAA
- the metH gene encoding methionine synthase, with protein sequence MNKLRELIKEKVLVIDGAMGTMIQSMIVPLDAWEGKIGCNEILNVGAPEIIRSIHEKYAQAGADLIKTNTFGALPWVLDEYGIGDRAYELAKAGAQLVRQVCDKYSNREKPRFVAGSLGPGTKLPSLGHIHYDEMYEGYKIAAKGLIDGGVDVFLLETFQDPLQIKAALHAVQDASKEAGKEIPVMVSATIELTGTMLIGTDVQTLAVIMEPFDVLSLGFNCGTGPDQIEKHLKTLSQVWGRPISIHSNAGLPENRGGHTYYPMGAEEFAEKESRFLQFDGVAIVGGCCGTTPAHIKALAEKVKGKKPKPPKGKQPRALASLYGIQPLKQQPPPFLVGERTNATGSKKFRELLLAEDYDAILSIAQEQVKAGSHALDVSVNFAGRDEIKDMKAVISRFNEKIPVPLMPDSTQPKTLEEALKLIGGKPILNSANLEDGEEKFNRICQLAKRFGSAVVLLTIDEKGMAKTKERKVEVAERMYKLATEKHGLNPEDLVFDVLTFTVGSGDEEYRDAAVQTIEAIKEIRERHPEVGFVLGISNVSFGLEASARKYLNSVFLHHCVQAGLTMAIVNPKHLIPYHKISEEDRKVCENLLFNVWENGEDPLFKFIQHFSNKKGKDTPQQDDQLSKLPIEEKIKRLLIDGEKEKLIKAVEEARHTIPPEKIINEILIDAMKVVGDLFGEGKMQLPFVLQSAEAMKSAVDYLNQYLPKKKKDKQATLVLGTVKGDVHDVGKNLVDIILTNNGFKVVNIGIKVELEDFIKAYEEHNADAIGMSGLLVKSTLEMKNNLEEMKKRGIKVPVLLGGAALNKKFVDEFCRPVYDGPVFYCRDAFDGIEAMTRIEKWDGNSPLDTDLGHKDEEEITETAVEEKINIPPISQIKMPDRNVPVPTPPFWGRKVWIHPEMNDKKLYRYIQELAFEWINKGGLFKRAWGYSRGNKSREEYEKLKKEEIIPTFERLKNLLIKENLFQPVIIYGYWPCRSDFPSEKEENRECSLIIFPETQGWKSESDVNIEPLENIIGTAELVMNFPRSSKPPYRCIADYFHPDRHDVVAFTVVSAGSRLSEYENQLFKEGKYKEYHLIHGLGVELAEALAEIVHKQIRIELGIAKGEGESLEDVNWQIRKYQGARYSPGYPACPDLQLNEKIFSLLKPEEFGIHLTENFLIVPEQSTDAIVVYHPEATYFAV encoded by the coding sequence ATGAATAAGCTGAGAGAGTTAATAAAAGAGAAGGTTTTGGTTATAGACGGTGCTATGGGAACAATGATTCAGTCTATGATAGTGCCCCTTGATGCATGGGAGGGGAAGATAGGATGTAATGAGATACTGAACGTGGGAGCACCGGAGATAATAAGGTCTATCCACGAAAAGTATGCTCAGGCAGGAGCAGACCTTATAAAAACTAACACATTTGGGGCTCTTCCATGGGTTCTTGATGAGTATGGGATAGGAGACAGAGCTTACGAGCTTGCAAAAGCTGGAGCACAGCTTGTCAGACAGGTGTGTGATAAGTATTCAAACCGAGAAAAACCCCGTTTTGTGGCAGGTTCTTTAGGCCCTGGAACAAAACTGCCGTCACTGGGACATATACATTATGACGAGATGTATGAGGGATATAAAATTGCAGCAAAAGGGCTGATTGATGGGGGAGTTGACGTTTTTCTGTTGGAAACATTTCAAGACCCTCTCCAGATAAAAGCTGCCCTTCATGCAGTGCAGGACGCTTCTAAAGAAGCAGGAAAAGAAATACCTGTTATGGTATCGGCAACCATTGAGCTTACAGGAACAATGCTGATTGGAACAGATGTTCAGACATTAGCAGTCATAATGGAACCCTTTGACGTGCTTTCTTTAGGCTTTAACTGTGGAACAGGTCCAGACCAGATAGAGAAACATCTGAAAACCCTTTCTCAAGTATGGGGCAGACCTATATCTATCCATTCAAATGCAGGACTTCCAGAAAACAGAGGTGGACATACATACTACCCTATGGGAGCGGAAGAGTTTGCAGAAAAAGAGAGCAGGTTTTTACAGTTTGACGGTGTCGCCATTGTTGGAGGTTGCTGTGGAACAACACCTGCCCACATAAAAGCCTTAGCAGAAAAAGTAAAAGGGAAAAAACCAAAACCACCTAAGGGAAAACAGCCAAGAGCTCTTGCTTCCCTTTATGGTATCCAGCCCCTTAAACAACAGCCTCCGCCATTTTTAGTTGGAGAAAGAACAAATGCCACAGGCTCAAAAAAGTTTAGAGAACTGCTCCTTGCTGAAGATTACGATGCTATTTTGTCTATTGCTCAGGAACAGGTTAAGGCAGGTTCACATGCCCTTGATGTTTCAGTAAACTTTGCAGGAAGGGACGAGATTAAGGATATGAAGGCTGTTATCAGCCGTTTTAACGAGAAGATACCTGTTCCCCTTATGCCAGATTCAACACAGCCTAAAACACTGGAAGAAGCCCTCAAGCTGATAGGAGGAAAACCTATCCTAAATTCTGCAAATCTTGAAGATGGAGAAGAAAAGTTTAACAGAATATGTCAGCTTGCAAAACGATTTGGGAGCGCTGTTGTTCTTCTGACAATAGATGAAAAAGGAATGGCAAAAACAAAAGAGAGAAAAGTGGAAGTTGCCGAAAGAATGTATAAGCTTGCGACAGAAAAGCACGGCCTTAATCCTGAAGACTTAGTGTTTGATGTTCTAACATTTACAGTAGGTTCAGGGGATGAAGAATACAGGGACGCTGCTGTTCAGACAATAGAAGCTATAAAGGAGATAAGAGAAAGACATCCAGAGGTTGGATTTGTTTTAGGAATATCCAATGTGTCCTTTGGTCTTGAAGCATCAGCAAGGAAGTATCTAAACTCTGTTTTCCTTCACCACTGTGTTCAGGCTGGTTTGACTATGGCTATAGTTAATCCAAAACATCTCATTCCCTACCACAAAATTTCAGAAGAAGATAGAAAAGTGTGTGAAAACTTGCTGTTTAATGTGTGGGAGAATGGAGAAGACCCGCTGTTTAAGTTTATACAGCATTTTTCAAACAAAAAAGGAAAAGACACGCCGCAGCAGGATGACCAGCTTTCAAAACTGCCTATAGAAGAAAAGATAAAAAGACTGCTCATAGATGGAGAAAAAGAAAAACTGATAAAAGCAGTGGAAGAAGCACGGCACACAATACCGCCGGAAAAGATAATAAACGAAATTCTTATTGATGCTATGAAAGTGGTAGGAGACCTGTTTGGTGAAGGAAAGATGCAGCTGCCGTTTGTCCTTCAATCTGCAGAGGCGATGAAATCTGCTGTTGACTATCTAAACCAGTATTTGCCTAAAAAGAAAAAGGACAAACAGGCAACACTTGTACTGGGAACAGTAAAGGGAGACGTCCACGATGTTGGGAAAAATCTCGTTGACATTATTCTGACAAATAACGGCTTTAAAGTGGTAAACATAGGGATAAAGGTTGAGTTGGAAGACTTTATAAAAGCCTATGAGGAACACAATGCTGATGCTATTGGTATGAGCGGACTTCTTGTAAAGTCTACTTTGGAGATGAAGAACAATTTAGAAGAGATGAAAAAGAGAGGGATAAAAGTTCCTGTTCTTCTTGGAGGAGCTGCACTGAACAAAAAGTTTGTTGATGAGTTTTGCAGACCTGTTTATGACGGACCTGTTTTTTACTGCCGGGATGCCTTTGATGGAATAGAAGCAATGACAAGGATAGAAAAATGGGACGGGAACTCTCCTTTAGACACGGATCTGGGACATAAAGATGAAGAAGAAATAACAGAAACAGCAGTTGAAGAAAAAATAAACATTCCTCCTATATCACAGATAAAAATGCCAGACAGAAATGTTCCTGTTCCTACGCCACCGTTTTGGGGAAGAAAAGTGTGGATACATCCTGAAATGAACGATAAAAAGCTGTACAGATACATACAGGAGCTTGCATTTGAATGGATAAACAAAGGAGGGCTGTTTAAAAGGGCATGGGGATACAGTAGAGGAAATAAAAGCCGTGAAGAGTATGAAAAACTGAAAAAAGAAGAGATAATTCCCACATTTGAAAGACTTAAAAATCTTCTCATAAAAGAAAACCTGTTCCAGCCGGTAATAATATACGGATACTGGCCTTGCCGTTCAGATTTCCCTTCAGAAAAAGAGGAAAACAGGGAGTGCTCTCTTATTATATTCCCTGAAACTCAGGGCTGGAAGTCAGAAAGTGATGTGAACATAGAACCATTAGAAAACATAATAGGAACAGCAGAGCTTGTAATGAACTTTCCCCGTTCATCAAAACCTCCTTACAGATGTATAGCGGATTACTTTCATCCAGACAGACACGATGTTGTTGCCTTTACAGTGGTTTCTGCAGGAAGCAGACTTTCAGAGTATGAAAATCAGCTGTTTAAAGAAGGTAAATACAAAGAATATCACCTTATACACGGTCTTGGTGTTGAGCTTGCTGAAGCCCTTGCTGAGATTGTTCACAAACAGATAAGAATAGAACTTGGTATAGCAAAAGGGGAAGGGGAAAGCCTTGAGGACGTCAACTGGCAAATCAGAAAATATCAGGGGGCAAGATACTCTCCCGGTTATCCAGCCTGTCCAGACCTTCAGCTCAACGAAAAAATATTTTCTCTGCTAAAACCTGAAGAGTTTGGAATACACCTTACAGAAAACTTCCTTATTGTTCCTGAACAGTCAACAGATGCCATTGTTGTTTATCATCCGGAGGCAACATACTTTGCAGTTTAG
- the dxs gene encoding 1-deoxy-D-xylulose-5-phosphate synthase: MKNYTVLNRINDYKDLNKLSEEEINTLIEEIRDYIIDVTSKNGGHIGPSLGVVELTVALLKVFDPETDRIVWDIGHQAYSWKILTGRKEQFRTLRQYKGISGFLKRKESRYDHFGAGHSSTSISAALGMRKAKDLQKKDSWTVAVIGDGAMTAGQAFEGLNHAGWLDPDKFIVILNDNQMSISPNVGALYTYFNRIITNEVFQKSRQTLKEIIKKVFGESGAKLARKFEEYVKGLFAPGVIFEELGFTYVGTIDGHNLPELEKTLENVKKMRGPIIVHVLTQKGKGYKPAEQNPTPFHGISPFDKITGTPIKKVGTPPSWSKVFGQALVELAEKDSRIVAITPAMKEGSGLTEFADRFPDRFFDVGIAEQHAATFAAGLSAEGMKPVLSYYSTFLQRGYDQVIHDIALQGLPVVIAIDRAGLVGEDGPTHHGVYDISFLRAIPDIVISAPKDQQELRNLLYTALYSDRVFAIRYPRGSAIGDKSEGFEKIPIGSWEVIKEGKEIVILAVGKYVQKAVETEKELKKYGIKPTIVNARFIRPFDGKMLNQLLKQHHYVVTMEDGALNGGFGSAVAEYIMDNRFSNELLRFGIPDRFIQHGKIQQLEEELGLMPVQMSERIKEFITQRSYKVVG, encoded by the coding sequence ATGAAAAACTACACAGTTTTAAACAGAATAAATGATTATAAAGACCTGAATAAACTTTCTGAAGAAGAGATTAACACTCTTATAGAAGAGATAAGAGATTACATCATAGACGTAACCTCAAAAAATGGTGGGCATATTGGTCCTTCCCTTGGTGTTGTTGAGCTGACTGTTGCACTGCTTAAAGTATTTGACCCTGAAACAGATAGAATTGTGTGGGATATAGGACATCAGGCATACTCGTGGAAGATACTGACAGGTAGAAAGGAGCAGTTTAGGACACTCCGTCAGTATAAAGGAATTTCCGGGTTTTTAAAAAGGAAAGAAAGCAGATATGACCATTTTGGAGCAGGACACAGCAGTACTTCCATATCTGCAGCCCTTGGTATGAGAAAAGCAAAAGACCTACAGAAAAAAGACAGCTGGACTGTTGCAGTTATTGGTGATGGTGCTATGACTGCTGGTCAGGCATTTGAAGGACTTAATCATGCAGGCTGGCTTGACCCTGATAAATTTATCGTTATTCTGAACGACAATCAGATGTCCATATCACCAAATGTTGGGGCTCTTTACACATACTTTAACAGAATAATAACAAATGAGGTGTTTCAAAAATCGAGGCAGACACTGAAAGAGATTATAAAAAAGGTGTTTGGTGAATCAGGAGCAAAGTTAGCGAGGAAATTTGAAGAGTATGTTAAAGGGCTGTTTGCTCCGGGGGTAATATTTGAGGAGCTTGGATTTACTTATGTTGGGACAATAGACGGACACAACTTACCAGAACTTGAGAAGACGCTGGAAAATGTCAAAAAAATGAGAGGTCCAATTATTGTTCATGTCCTCACCCAAAAAGGCAAAGGTTATAAACCAGCTGAGCAAAATCCAACACCGTTTCACGGCATATCTCCTTTTGATAAGATAACAGGGACGCCTATCAAAAAGGTAGGAACTCCTCCTTCGTGGAGCAAAGTTTTCGGGCAAGCTCTCGTTGAGCTTGCGGAAAAAGACAGCCGCATAGTAGCAATAACTCCCGCTATGAAAGAAGGCTCTGGTCTTACAGAGTTTGCAGATAGATTTCCTGACAGATTTTTTGATGTGGGCATAGCAGAACAGCATGCTGCAACATTTGCTGCAGGCCTATCAGCAGAAGGTATGAAGCCTGTTCTTTCCTATTACTCAACTTTCCTACAGAGGGGTTACGACCAGGTTATTCACGACATTGCTCTTCAGGGGCTTCCTGTTGTTATAGCAATAGACAGGGCAGGGCTTGTTGGTGAGGACGGTCCAACCCACCATGGAGTTTACGACATATCCTTCTTAAGGGCTATCCCAGACATTGTGATTTCTGCTCCGAAAGACCAGCAGGAGCTTAGAAACTTACTTTATACAGCTTTATACTCAGATAGAGTTTTTGCTATCAGATATCCAAGAGGTTCGGCAATAGGTGATAAAAGTGAAGGATTTGAAAAAATCCCAATAGGAAGCTGGGAAGTTATAAAGGAAGGGAAAGAGATCGTTATATTAGCTGTTGGAAAGTATGTTCAAAAAGCGGTAGAAACTGAAAAAGAGCTTAAAAAATACGGTATCAAACCAACAATCGTAAATGCCAGATTTATCAGACCTTTTGATGGAAAAATGTTGAATCAGCTTCTAAAACAGCACCATTATGTCGTTACAATGGAAGATGGAGCATTAAATGGAGGTTTCGGTTCTGCTGTTGCTGAATACATAATGGACAACAGATTTTCCAATGAACTTTTAAGGTTTGGAATACCAGACAGGTTTATCCAGCACGGTAAAATCCAGCAGTTGGAAGAAGAGCTTGGACTGATGCCCGTTCAGATGAGTGAGCGTATAAAAGAGTTTATTACTCAGCGCAGCTATAAAGTTGTCGGTTAA
- a CDS encoding peroxiredoxin, with product MPLNEGDKAPEFCLEGLTPEGEEKNICLKDLLSEGKYLILYFYPKDNTPGCTTEACDFRDNLNVLSAKAVVAGVSPDSINSHRKFKEKYNLNFYLLSDPDKKVLEAYDAYGEKKMYGKVTKGVIRSTYIISPDGTIVKKWKNVKAKGHVAKVVEELEKLTQS from the coding sequence ATGCCACTAAACGAAGGAGATAAAGCACCAGAGTTTTGTTTGGAAGGCCTGACACCAGAAGGAGAAGAAAAAAATATATGTCTAAAAGACCTGCTCTCTGAAGGAAAATACCTGATACTGTATTTTTACCCAAAAGACAACACTCCCGGATGCACAACAGAAGCCTGTGATTTCAGGGATAATCTAAATGTTCTATCAGCAAAGGCAGTTGTTGCAGGAGTAAGCCCAGACAGTATAAACAGCCACAGAAAATTTAAAGAAAAGTATAATCTAAACTTCTACCTTCTTTCAGACCCAGATAAAAAGGTTTTAGAAGCATATGACGCATATGGTGAAAAAAAGATGTATGGCAAAGTAACAAAAGGAGTTATCAGGTCAACATACATTATATCTCCAGATGGAACTATTGTAAAAAAATGGAAGAATGTTAAGGCAAAAGGACACGTGGCCAAAGTTGTTGAAGAGTTAGAGAAACTGACACAAAGTTAA
- the aat gene encoding leucyl/phenylalanyl-tRNA--protein transferase — MILLDSEIWFPDPENAPGDYPLAVGGDLSPERLIFAYSLGIFPWYSEGEPVLWWSPDPRMVLFPQNLKVSRSLKKILKKKIFEIKFDTDFERVINMCASVKRKGQAGTWITPEMIKAYTELHRLGFAHSVEVYKEGELVGGLYGVSLGGVFFGESMFHTVSDASKVAFVHLVEKLKQWNFDLIDCQQSTPHMARFGAVEISRKEFLDRLRQSLKKPTKSGKWK; from the coding sequence TTGATACTATTAGACAGTGAAATATGGTTTCCTGACCCTGAAAATGCTCCGGGAGATTATCCTCTTGCAGTTGGGGGAGACCTGTCTCCAGAAAGACTGATTTTTGCGTATTCTTTAGGTATATTTCCGTGGTATTCAGAGGGAGAGCCTGTTTTGTGGTGGTCTCCTGACCCGAGGATGGTTCTGTTTCCACAGAATCTAAAAGTGTCAAGAAGTCTGAAAAAGATTTTGAAGAAAAAAATATTTGAGATAAAGTTTGATACAGATTTTGAAAGGGTAATAAATATGTGTGCTTCAGTGAAAAGGAAAGGACAGGCAGGCACATGGATAACACCTGAGATGATAAAAGCATATACAGAGCTTCACAGACTTGGTTTTGCCCACAGTGTTGAAGTGTATAAAGAGGGAGAGCTTGTTGGAGGGCTTTACGGGGTTTCTCTTGGAGGTGTGTTTTTTGGGGAATCTATGTTTCATACTGTTTCTGATGCTTCAAAGGTTGCCTTTGTGCATCTGGTTGAAAAACTAAAACAGTGGAATTTTGACCTGATAGACTGTCAGCAGTCAACACCTCACATGGCAAGATTTGGAGCTGTGGAAATATCTCGCAAAGAGTTTTTAGATAGGCTCAGGCAGTCTTTGAAAAAACCTACAAAGTCAGGAAAATGGAAGTAG
- a CDS encoding tyrosine-type recombinase/integrase, whose product MFFLSKNGYFKVKKEEVSEDLSNIFYKTEYTADADYYYIKANDLTLEKLEKNFDKHIIDHSCYLYKLRGKLKNSGLSANTQKTYFSINLNFIKTVNKKPDNITEDDINRYLSILKRRNKSSNTLTVNYSALRFFYEIVLNKISFQSIKRPVATTPPSGTLSRLEMYKLLNSIKNPKHKLLLEITYGCGLKLNEVIKIRLTDINLQDGSLKVRGHSPRTIKISPILKKKIKEFLNHTNNTKFLFFSVKKNGKHISERTAEKIFKNALKKANINRKLSFKSLRDSFTVHMLEKNVKKEELAKVLGINITQFNSKYHIFLENEVHLPDLLSFEDI is encoded by the coding sequence ATGTTTTTCCTGAGCAAGAATGGTTATTTTAAAGTCAAAAAAGAAGAAGTTTCAGAGGATTTGTCAAACATTTTCTACAAAACAGAGTATACTGCAGACGCAGATTACTACTACATAAAAGCAAATGACCTTACTTTAGAAAAATTAGAAAAAAACTTTGATAAACATATCATAGACCACAGCTGTTATCTTTACAAATTAAGAGGGAAGCTAAAAAACTCTGGTTTATCTGCAAACACTCAGAAAACATACTTTTCTATCAACTTAAACTTTATAAAAACAGTTAATAAGAAACCAGATAACATAACAGAAGACGACATAAATCGCTATCTATCAATACTAAAAAGAAGAAATAAAAGCTCCAACACATTAACAGTAAATTACAGTGCCTTAAGATTTTTTTATGAAATTGTTTTGAACAAAATAAGCTTTCAAAGTATAAAAAGACCAGTAGCAACTACACCTCCTTCAGGAACGCTTTCACGCTTAGAAATGTATAAACTGCTAAACTCTATTAAAAATCCAAAACATAAACTCTTATTAGAAATCACATACGGTTGCGGTCTAAAATTAAACGAAGTTATCAAAATAAGGCTTACTGACATAAATCTTCAGGACGGCAGTCTAAAAGTTAGAGGTCATTCCCCAAGAACAATAAAAATCAGCCCAATTCTAAAAAAGAAAATAAAAGAATTTCTAAATCATACCAACAATACAAAATTTCTGTTTTTCTCCGTAAAGAAAAATGGTAAACATATCTCAGAAAGAACAGCAGAAAAAATTTTTAAAAATGCTCTAAAGAAAGCAAACATAAACAGAAAACTTTCCTTTAAATCTTTAAGAGACAGTTTTACAGTTCATATGTTAGAAAAAAATGTTAAAAAAGAAGAACTGGCAAAAGTATTGGGAATAAATATAACCCAGTTTAACTCAAAGTATCATATATTCCTTGAAAATGAAGTTCATTTACCAGACCTTCTTTCCTTTGAAGATATTTAA